GGGCAGCGCTGAATCGTGAGCCATCGATTCAACCTGTCCGACTGGACGCTGCACCACCGCACACTGGTCGGTTATTTTCTCTTTGCGCTCGCCCTGATGGGTGTTTTTGCCTACGGCAAGCTGAGCCAGTCGGAAGATCCGCCCTTTACCTTCAAACTGATGGTCATCCGCACGCAATGGCCGGGTGCTACAGCGCGCCAGGTTGAGCAGCAGCTGACTGAAAAAATCGAGAAGAAACTCCAGGAAACGCCGTATATCGACCGTGTTTCGAGTTATTCCCGCGCCGGCGAGTCGACCGTGATGTTCTTTGCCAAGGACAGCACGCCGCCGGCCCAGGTGCCCGATGTCTATTACCAGGTGCGCAAGAAAATCGGCGACATTCGCCATACCTTGCCGGCCGGCATCCAGGGACCGTTTTTCAACGACGAGTTCGGCGACGTTTTCGGCAATGTTTACGCGTTGACCGCGGAAGGCCTCGATTATCCGCAACTGAAAGATGCCGCCGAGCGCATTCGCGACGAATTGCTCAGCGTGCCGAATGTCGGCAAGGTTGAGATTTTCGGCATTCAGGACGAAAAAATCTTCATCGAACTGTCGAACGCCAAGTTGGCGACGCTGGGCATCGATCAAACAACGATTGTTCAGGCCTTGAACCAGCAGAATGCCGTGGCCGGTGCCGGCTTTTTTGAAACGGCGGAAGAGCGTATCCAGATTCGTCCCGGTGGTGCCTTCGATACGCTACAGGCGGTCGCCGACACCCAGATTCGCAGCGGCAACCGCAGCTTCCGGCTCGGTGACATCGCGACGGTCAGACGCGGAACGATCGACCCGCCGGCCACGCAAGTCCGCTATGGCGGCAAACAGGCCCTGGCCATCGGCGTGGCAATGGCCAAGGGCGGCGACATCATCGTGCTGGGCAAGGATCTCGAAAAGCGCATTGCCAGCCTGCAGACTGGCTTGCCGCTCGGCCTCGAAATCGGTACGGCAGCAAGCCAGCCGGATGCGGTCAAGCGTTCGGTCCAGGCCTTCGTCCAGTCACTGGCCGAAGCCGTCATCGTTGTCCTGCTCGTCACGTTCGTCAGCCTTGGGCTGCGGGTCGGCATGGTCGTCGCCATCTCGATTCCGCTGGTTCTCGCTGCGACTTTCCTCGCCATGCAGTTCTTCAACGTCGGCCTGCACAAGGTGTCGCTGGGCGCCCTGGTCCTGGCGCTTGGCCTGCTGGTCGATGATGCGATCATCGCCGTCGAAATGATGTGGGTGAAGATGGAGCAGGGCTGGGAACGCACCCGGGCGGCGTCATTTGCCTATACCAGCACGGCCGGCCCGATGCTGTCCGGAACGCTGGTCACGGTGGCCGGGTTCATTCCGATTGCGCTCGCCAAGTCATCGACCGGCGAATATGCCTTCGCCTTCTTCCAGATCAACGCCGTTGCCCTGCTGATTTCGTGGCTCGCCGCCGTCGTCGCCATTCCCTGGCTCGGCTACAAGCTGCTGCCCGACCCGCGTGCGCCCCACGTGCCGGGCATGATCGAACGCCGTTTGCCACGCCTCGCCCGACTGGCCGAGAAAATCGGCTTGTCCGGCCCGCCGCAGGGTGACGAGCACGATGTGTATGGCACACCGTTTTACCGCCGCTTCCGCCAACTGGTCGGCTGGTGCGTGCATCACCGCAAACTGGTGATCGCCATTACCGTGCTGCTTTTTGCGTTGTCGATTGTCGGCATGGGCAAAGTCCAGAAACAGTTCTTCCCGAATTCGACCCGCCTCGAGCTGAACGTCGAGCTACGCCTGCCGGAAGGGGCGTCAATCGCCGCGACCGATGCCGAAACGCGCCGTCTGGAGCAGTGGCTGGATAAGGACAAGGCTGAGTTCGATCACTTCGAGCACTACATCACTTACGTCGGCTCGGGTTCGCCACGCTACTACCTGGGCCTCGACCAACAATTGCCGGCGAGCAATGTCAGCCAGTTCGTCATCGTGACGCGCGATGTCGCGGCACGCGAAGCCTTGCGCGGTCGACTGATCCATTTGTTCGAAAATGACGGATTTGCCGCACGGGCCAACATTGCCCGCATCGAGAATGGTCCGCCGGTCGGTTACCCGGTCCAGTTCCGCGTTTCGGGTGACGATATCGACACTTTGCGCAAGACAGCCGCCCAGGTGGCCGAAATCATGCGCAGCGATCCGGAAATCTCGAACGTCAATTTCGACTGGAGCGAACTCTCGAAGGCAGTCGACATCGAGATCGACCAGGACAAGGCGCGGCTGCTCGGCGTTTCCAGCCAGGATCTCGCCGCACTGCTCAATATGTCGCTCAATGGCTACACCGTGACCAGCTATCGCGAAGGCCTGAAGAGCATCGATGTCGTGCTGCGCGGCGACCGTGAAGAACGCACCCATCTGTCGATGCTGCCCAATCTCTCGGTCCCGACACGCAGCGGCAAGAGCGTGCCGCTGAGCCAGATCGCCCGCCTCAAGCATGATTTCGAACCTGGCCTGATCTGGCGTCGCGACCGTCTGCCGACAATCACCGTGCGCGGCAACCTGTACGGCAAGATTCAGCCAGCCACGGTGGTCGACCGCATCAATCCGGAAATTGCCAGGATTCAGGCAGCCCTGCCCGAAGGCTACCGCATCGCAACCGGCGGATCGGTCGAAGAGTCGGCCAAGGGCTCAAGTTCGGTCATGGCCGGGATTCCGCTCTTCCTGCTCGCCGTGATCACCATCCTGATGATCCAGCTGCAAAGCGTTTCGCGCGTCGTCATGGTGCTGCTGACCGCGCCGCTGGGCATCATCGGGATTGCGCTCTTCCTGCTCGTCTTCCGCCAACCCTTCGGGTTCATGGCCCTGCTCGGCACCATCGCGCTATTCGGCATGATCATGCGCAATTCGGTGATCCTGGTTGATCAGATCGAACAGGATCTGGCGGCCGGCAAGCCCCGCTGGGAGGCCATTGTCGAATCGACGGTGCGCCGCTTCCGGCCGATTGTGCTGACTGCGGCAGCGGCGGTGCTGGCGATGATTCCACTATCGCGCAACGACTTCTTCGGGCCGATGGCCGTGGCCATCATGGGCGGCCTGATCATCGCCACCGCCCTGACCCTGCTGTTCCTGCCGGCGCTTTACGCCACCTGGTACAAGGTCAAGGCACCCGCGCCCTGATCAGCGCAGGTTGGCCAGTTCCTTCTGGATCGCCTGGATGTTGCGCTCATGCTGCGCCACGCGATCCCTGTAAGGCGCCACGCGATCGCGGCTGTCGGCCGCGCCCGGACGCACGGCTTCCTGCTCGGCCAGGTCCTTGCGCGCCTGATCGAGGCTGCGCTGCTCGCCGGACAACTCCTGCTCAAGGATATGCCGGCGATCGCCATCGCGGGCTTTCTGGGTATCTTCCTGCACCTTGGGGAAGCCGGAAGGTGTCGGACTGGCCGAGGCGCGTGGCGCTTTCGGCGCTGGCACGGCGGTTTCCGGGCTGAGCGAGACAGCCTTGCAATTCTTGTCGAGACGTGACGTCGAAATAATGGTGCTGCCGCCATTGGCATCCGGGCATTTATAAATCGACTGGGCATGCGCAGGCAAACCACAGGCAAGCCCCAGAAGGGCAAAGGCAAAACGTGTCATTGTCATTATTTCCTAGTGAAGCTTTAGTGTAGCGGACTTAAGTCCGACACCTCCATCCTGTAGACAAAAAAAGGGCGGGAAATCCCGCCCTTTCTTGGGTACTGAACTCGCTTAGCAGGAGTAGTACAGATCGAACTCGACCGGGTGCGTGGTCATGCGAACGCGATTGACTTCGTCCATCTTCAAGTTGATGAAGGACTCGATCCACTCGTTGGAGAACACACCACCACGGGTCAGGAACTCGTGGTCGGCTTGCAGGGCAGCCAGCGCTTCTTCGAGGGAAGCACAAACGGTCGGGATCAGTGCGTCTTCTTCCGGCGGCAGATCGTAAAGGTTCTTGTCAGCCGGATCGCCCGGGTGAATCTTGTTCTGGATACCATCCAGGCCGGCCATCAGCAGCGCGGCGAAGCACAGGTACGGATTGGCGATCGGATCCGGGAAGCGGGTCTCGATACGACGAGCCTTGGTGGAGGCAACGTACGGAATGCGGATGGAAGCCGAACGGTTCTTGGCGGAGTAAGCCAGCTTGACCGGTGCTTCGTAGTGCGGAACCAGACGCTTGTAGGAGTTGGTACCCGGGTTGGTGATGGCGTTCAGGGCCTTGGCGTGCTTGATGATGCCGCCGATGTAGAACAGGGCCAGTTCAGACAGACCGGCATAGCCGTCGCCGGCGAACAGGTTCTTGCCGTCTTTCCAGATCGACTGGTGAACGTGCATGCCGGAACCGTTGTCGCCAACGATGGGCTTCGGCATGAAGGTGGCGGTCTTGCCGTACTGGTGGGCAACATTGTGCACCACGTACTTCAGGATCTGGGTCTGGTCGGCACGCTTGACCAGGGTGTTGAACACGGTACCGATTTCGCACTGACCGGCAGTGGCGACTTCGTGGTGGTGAACTTCAACCGGGCAGCCGAGGGCTTCCAGGGTCAGGACCATGGCCGAACGGATGTCGTGCAGGCTGTCGACCGGGGGAACCGGGAAGTAGCCGCCCTTGACGGTCGGACGGTGGCCGGTGGCGCCATTGCCGTCGTTCTTTTCGCCCGAACCCCAAGCCGCTTCAGCGGAATGGATCTTCAGGTTGCAACCGGACATGTCGACATTCCATTCGACGCCGTCGAAGATGAAGAATTCGGGTTCCGGACCGAAGTAGGCGGTGTCGCCAATGCCGGAGGACTTCAGGTAGGCTTCAGCGCGCTTGGCGATGGAGCGCGGGTCACGGTCGTAACCACGGCCATCGGCCGGATCAACGACGTCACAGGTCAGGACGACGGTGGTTTCGTCGAAGAACGGATCGATGTAGGCGGTCGCCGGATCCGGGTTCAGTTGCATGTCGGAGGCTTGAATGCCCTTCCAGCCAGCGATGGAGGAACCGTCGAAAGCGTGGCCGTTTTCGAACTTGTCTTCGCTGAAGGCGGAAACCGGCACGGTGACGTGCTGTTCTTTGCCACGGGTATCGGTGAAACGGAAATCGACGAACTTCGCGTCATTTTCCTTGATCAGATTGAGTACGTCTTGCGGGGTTGCCATAAGCGTCAGTCTCCTAAGAAAACAAGTTGCCGGACGATCCGGCAGAAATCACAATAAGTCGAACGCAGAGGATTTAGCAGAAAGCATGCCAAAGACTCACGGAACAGCTTTACATTTTGCCACAACGAGATGCGTGATTTAAGCAAAGAATGCGCGCACGCAATTGGTGCAGAAACAAGTCTTCGCGCACCGTTATGGTGCAACCGTGCACGCAAGTCTAATTCGGCTGATGGTTGAGCCACTTTTCAGTCGTCCAGCCAACGAACGCTCGATCTCGATCAGGGAATTCAGCCCGGCAAATCCGGCGTGATCGAAAAACACCTCGACCTCGACCCGACCGTTCAGATAATGCAACAAAACCCTGAGCGGCGGCGGCAAGCCGTCCAGCAAGGGCATCACCTCTTCAAGCAAGGCTTCGCGCCCCGGCAACCGGGAAGCGGAAAGATCCGGATCGATATCATCCTCGGGATCAATGTGCACAAGCACATCCAGCACTTCCGGATGGGCCAGAAGAACATTGGCGCGGGCGGTTTCTGCGATTCGATGCCCTTCCGAAACGCTGATCCGCGAATTGACCATGACGTGCGCGTCGACCAAGGCCTGATGGGCCATGCGTCGGGTACGTAACTCATGCAAGCCGAGGACGCCCGGTGTGGCAACCAGGGTTTGGCGGATAGCCTCAACCTGGACTTGATCCAGACCGGTATCGATCAACTCCTTGAGCGCCCCCCAGGCCAGTTCGCCCCCCATACGCAAAATCATGAAACCCATCAGCGCGGCAGCCAGCAAATCGAGGAAAGACCAGCCCAGCAAGGCACCGCCGATACCGACCACCACGACCAGTGCCGAAGCGGCATCGGCGCGGGTATGCAGCGCATTGGCAATCATCAGTTGCGAACGCAGGCGCTCGGCGACGCGAATCAGGTAACGGTACAAACCTTCCTTGGCCACGACGGTGGCGATTGCCACCCAAAGCGCGGAAAGCTCAACCGACGGCAAGGCCTCGATGTGCTGCAAGCGCATGCCGGATTCCCAAAGGATGCCGCCACCGATCAAGGCCAGCGAAGCACCGAGAATCAGAGTCGCCGCCGTTTCGACCCGGGCGTGCCCATAGGGATGCGCCTGATCGGCAGGATGGGCACTTTGTCGACTGGCATAGATGACCAGAAAGTCCGACAGCAAATCCGAAAACGAGTGCAGACCATGAGCGACCAGCGACTGCGAATGAGCCAACCAGCCGACAATCAGCTGAATCACCGTCATGACGAAGTTGACCGCAACACTGACCCAGGTCGCGCGCTGCGCCTCACTGGCGCGGTCGACGGCACTTGCCGCCGGAAAATGCTCGGAATGTTCGTGCGCCATGTCCTCTGCCCTATACTGTCGGACCGGAATTTTAGCAGCCAAATATTATGGGCAAGTTAACTGAGATCATCCTGCTGGCACAGCAACGCGCCCAAGCCATGGGCGCTTCCTACAAGGGTGCCCTGACGCCCATAGAGGCTGCCGAGTTTTTGGCACTCTCCCCCGAAGCCAGGCTGGTCGACGTCCGGACCCGGGCCGAATGGGATTGGGTAGGCCGCGTTCCACAAGCCATCGAAATCGAATGGAATCAGTATCCCGGCGGCACGCGCAATCCGGACTTCATGGCTGAACTCAAGCGCCAGCTTTCCCCCGGTTCGCCGATCCTGTTTCTCTGCCGCAGCGGAGCACGCTCCGATGGTGCGGCCAGCGCAGCGACCGAAGCAGGCTACGACCAGTGCTACAACATCCTGGAAGGGTTTGAAGGCGACAAGGATGCCCACGGCCATCGCGGACAGCTTGGCGGCTGGCGCCATGCCGGCCTGCCGTGGACGCAAGGCTGACCGCAGCTAGCCGGTCAGCCCCTTCAGGCCGGTATAGATCGACATGAGCGTTGTGCATAAAGCAACAGCAGCACTCCCCAAGTCACTCCAGCGAGTCATCGAGTCGGTCAGTCCGCTATTCCCCAAGCCACCAACCCCGGCCGTCCGCAAACGGGCTAAAAACTGCTGGTGTTTCTGAAAGCGTCTGTCCGACCAGCGGAACAACCACAGCCCGGTAATAAAACTCAGGCCGATACTGGCTGCAAACTCGATAAACTCGCGCACTTCAACCGCATCCTGCGGCCACAAGGGAACCTTGTCGAGCCACGCGGTAATCCCGCTCATGCCGAATACGGCAAGCACTGCCACCAAAAAAGCCAGTAGCACACCAGGCAAAAGCGGAAGACGGGCCGCACGGGCAAATGCGAAGCCAAATGGCAAGGGTAGCAGCAGGGCAAAAACGCGCAGATAGAGAACCTTCGCGTCATAAACAAAGACCATCAGCCATTGACCGAGGAGTAAAAGCAACAATGGCAGGAGCAGACAGGCAACGGCCAGTGACAGATTCCGGCCCGGCGTCGGAAATGATGCTTCAGCCGGCATCGCAACAACCGTCACCCCTGCCTGGACAGGAGAAACAGTCTCGGCCGGCGCACGGGATGCGAGTTCGGCTTCCAGTTGGGAAATCCGCTCCAGCAACGGTTTGACGAGAAACAGATCGCGCTGGCAAACCGGGCACACCAGAGCTTCGTCGGCAATTTCCGAAGCGCAGTACGGACACTTCATTATTTGACCACGTTCAGCGTCATCACCACCTGGCTGCTCCGCCCTTCACTGTCCTGAACGATAATTTGAATCTGGTGCTCGCCGGGCGGCGTTTCTGCACCGGGCAGGTCGAGGCCCGCCTCGCTCAAACCCGGTTTGACACGAGCCAGCAGGTCGACCGGCTTGGCCTTGAGGTAGATGACCTTGGTCGCCGCCGCATCGATCTTGGCCCCGCCTCGCGCCTCGAAAGCCACTTTCAGATCAAAAGGCGAAGTCAGATTAGTCAGATCGGGGGTCAGAATCTTGATCGCCGGCCCGCGCGTAATTCCTCGTGTCGCCAGCACGCCTGCCCCGGCGGGCAATTTAGCTTCATCGGCCTTGATCAAGGTGACCGCCTCGGCAGAAAACGCCAGCAACATACCGACCAGAGCGACCCCGGCCATTTTCAAATTGGATTCAGACATTCACTTTTCCTCAATCGCCGACCAAAACAAATGGTGCCCAGAATAGTGGATGAGCATAGCTGAAAACCGGCTTTCCCGTCTTGGCATCCACCTTGCCCGCACCATCGACCATCCCGAGCATCGCCTGGCGCAAAGCCTCGGCCTTGCCCAAAGCTCGATCCGCCGACTGGCGACGGAACAAATCGGTCATCAAACCGCGAGCAGCCTCGGTTTCGACTGGCCAGTTCGAAACCAGCAAGGCGCGCGCGCCAGCATAGAAAAAGGCTCGCCCCAGACCAGAAACGGCTTCACTGCCCGAACCTTCTCCTGCCGCCGTATTGCAGGCGGACAAAACCACCCAGTCAGCATTGAGCTTGAGCGAGAGAATTTCTTCCTGGGTCAGCAAACCATCCCCGCTGCCGCCGCTAACCCCCGGCGCACTCAGCGCCAGAGCGGGCTGGGTCAAGCCATTCAGCTCTCCCGGCACCAAACCATGCGTCGCAAACATCACCACGCGCCGATTGGCCAAGTTGGCTGAAAA
The sequence above is drawn from the Dechloromonas sp. TW-R-39-2 genome and encodes:
- the glnA gene encoding type I glutamate--ammonia ligase, translating into MATPQDVLNLIKENDAKFVDFRFTDTRGKEQHVTVPVSAFSEDKFENGHAFDGSSIAGWKGIQASDMQLNPDPATAYIDPFFDETTVVLTCDVVDPADGRGYDRDPRSIAKRAEAYLKSSGIGDTAYFGPEPEFFIFDGVEWNVDMSGCNLKIHSAEAAWGSGEKNDGNGATGHRPTVKGGYFPVPPVDSLHDIRSAMVLTLEALGCPVEVHHHEVATAGQCEIGTVFNTLVKRADQTQILKYVVHNVAHQYGKTATFMPKPIVGDNGSGMHVHQSIWKDGKNLFAGDGYAGLSELALFYIGGIIKHAKALNAITNPGTNSYKRLVPHYEAPVKLAYSAKNRSASIRIPYVASTKARRIETRFPDPIANPYLCFAALLMAGLDGIQNKIHPGDPADKNLYDLPPEEDALIPTVCASLEEALAALQADHEFLTRGGVFSNEWIESFINLKMDEVNRVRMTTHPVEFDLYYSC
- a CDS encoding efflux RND transporter permease subunit → MSHRFNLSDWTLHHRTLVGYFLFALALMGVFAYGKLSQSEDPPFTFKLMVIRTQWPGATARQVEQQLTEKIEKKLQETPYIDRVSSYSRAGESTVMFFAKDSTPPAQVPDVYYQVRKKIGDIRHTLPAGIQGPFFNDEFGDVFGNVYALTAEGLDYPQLKDAAERIRDELLSVPNVGKVEIFGIQDEKIFIELSNAKLATLGIDQTTIVQALNQQNAVAGAGFFETAEERIQIRPGGAFDTLQAVADTQIRSGNRSFRLGDIATVRRGTIDPPATQVRYGGKQALAIGVAMAKGGDIIVLGKDLEKRIASLQTGLPLGLEIGTAASQPDAVKRSVQAFVQSLAEAVIVVLLVTFVSLGLRVGMVVAISIPLVLAATFLAMQFFNVGLHKVSLGALVLALGLLVDDAIIAVEMMWVKMEQGWERTRAASFAYTSTAGPMLSGTLVTVAGFIPIALAKSSTGEYAFAFFQINAVALLISWLAAVVAIPWLGYKLLPDPRAPHVPGMIERRLPRLARLAEKIGLSGPPQGDEHDVYGTPFYRRFRQLVGWCVHHRKLVIAITVLLFALSIVGMGKVQKQFFPNSTRLELNVELRLPEGASIAATDAETRRLEQWLDKDKAEFDHFEHYITYVGSGSPRYYLGLDQQLPASNVSQFVIVTRDVAAREALRGRLIHLFENDGFAARANIARIENGPPVGYPVQFRVSGDDIDTLRKTAAQVAEIMRSDPEISNVNFDWSELSKAVDIEIDQDKARLLGVSSQDLAALLNMSLNGYTVTSYREGLKSIDVVLRGDREERTHLSMLPNLSVPTRSGKSVPLSQIARLKHDFEPGLIWRRDRLPTITVRGNLYGKIQPATVVDRINPEIARIQAALPEGYRIATGGSVEESAKGSSSVMAGIPLFLLAVITILMIQLQSVSRVVMVLLTAPLGIIGIALFLLVFRQPFGFMALLGTIALFGMIMRNSVILVDQIEQDLAAGKPRWEAIVESTVRRFRPIVLTAAAAVLAMIPLSRNDFFGPMAVAIMGGLIIATALTLLFLPALYATWYKVKAPAP
- a CDS encoding cation diffusion facilitator family transporter, with amino-acid sequence MAHEHSEHFPAASAVDRASEAQRATWVSVAVNFVMTVIQLIVGWLAHSQSLVAHGLHSFSDLLSDFLVIYASRQSAHPADQAHPYGHARVETAATLILGASLALIGGGILWESGMRLQHIEALPSVELSALWVAIATVVAKEGLYRYLIRVAERLRSQLMIANALHTRADAASALVVVVGIGGALLGWSFLDLLAAALMGFMILRMGGELAWGALKELIDTGLDQVQVEAIRQTLVATPGVLGLHELRTRRMAHQALVDAHVMVNSRISVSEGHRIAETARANVLLAHPEVLDVLVHIDPEDDIDPDLSASRLPGREALLEEVMPLLDGLPPPLRVLLHYLNGRVEVEVFFDHAGFAGLNSLIEIERSLAGRLKSGSTISRIRLACTVAP
- a CDS encoding DUF4124 domain-containing protein, which codes for MTMTRFAFALLGLACGLPAHAQSIYKCPDANGGSTIISTSRLDKNCKAVSLSPETAVPAPKAPRASASPTPSGFPKVQEDTQKARDGDRRHILEQELSGEQRSLDQARKDLAEQEAVRPGAADSRDRVAPYRDRVAQHERNIQAIQKELANLR
- a CDS encoding rhodanese-like domain-containing protein, with the protein product MGKLTEIILLAQQRAQAMGASYKGALTPIEAAEFLALSPEARLVDVRTRAEWDWVGRVPQAIEIEWNQYPGGTRNPDFMAELKRQLSPGSPILFLCRSGARSDGAASAATEAGYDQCYNILEGFEGDKDAHGHRGQLGGWRHAGLPWTQG